GAAGTTGTCCATAAATAGCATTTCTTTCTTCACCGTTAGGAGTTTGCTTACCTTTTAATAAAAGAGCATCTACTTCAGGATTTGAGTATCTAGCTGCATTTAAGCTTGAAGCAACTTCTTTACTGTCAAGTAATGACAAGAAATTATCTGCATCTCCATTATCGCCATTCCAACCGTAGAATACTATATCACCTTCGCCTTGTTTAGTCTTTTCTTTGTATTCAGTCCATTGATAAACATCAATTGTTGCAGTAACACCAACTTTACTTAAGTAGTTTTGAATTGCTTCTGCAAGTTTTTGACCTCCAACAGAATTGTAAGGTCTAGGATTTGAATAAGTAATCATTTTTATAGTAAGATTTTCTGCACCAAGTTCTGCAAGCATTGACTTAGCTTTTTCAGGATCATAATTATATGCAGCTACATTATCTTTGTATCCAGGTATGAAACTTGGAAGTTGAGTTTTTGCAGGATCTGCATATCCTTGGTAAAGGTACTGAACTAATTCGTCACGATTAATAGCATGTGATAAAGCTTCTCTAAGCTTTGGATTGTTAAATGGTGCTCTTTCACAGTTAAAACCGATGTAGTTTATATTCATTCCAGGTTGTGAGAATATAGTCATATTCTTTTCTTTTAATTTATCTACATCATTTGGATCTAAACCATCCATTGCATCAATTGATCCTGTCATAAGTTCACTAGCTCTTACTGAGTTTTCTTTAGTAATTTTAATTACTACTTTGTCTAACTTTGGTTTTTCACCCCAGTATTCATTGTTCTTTTCAATTGTAACTTTTTCTCCCTTTTCCCAAGATACAAATTTGAAGGGACCAGTTCCAACTGGATTTTCATTTAAGTTACCATTATACTTTTCAAGTGCAGTTGGACTTACAATTGGTGCTGCAAGTGTCATTGCAAGATTAGCTAAAAATGGAGTATTTGGAGCCTCAAGTGTGAATTTAACTGTGTTATCATCAATAGCTTCAACATTTTTAACTCCTGCATAAGTAAATGATGCATAAGGCATATCATCAGTTGCATTTGGAGGTAGTTGTCTTTGAACAGACTTAACTACTGCAGCTGCATTAAAGTCAGTGCCATCATGGAATTTAACTCCTTTTTTTAGATGGAATGTATATTCTTTGCCATCTGTGCTAATGTCCCAGCTCTCAGCTAAACATGGTTTAATATCTGTATTATTATCACCATATGCAACTAAGCCTTCATAAATATTACACATTACTTTAGCTGATTCACCATCATCAACAAAAGCAGGATCTAATCCTCTTGGATCTGCTCCTTGTGCAAATATAAATGTTTTACCAGCAGGGTTAGATGTGTTAGTTTGTCCACCACCACAGCCAACAAGTGCAGTTGTAGCAAGTAAACCTGCTAACAAACATGCTAAAATTCTTTTTTTCATAAAAGTAGCCCCCTTAAAAATTTTTTATATTACGTATTCTAATAAAAGGTCTACATTTAATAAGTGTTTATATACTAAATTTACATGCAGATTTTTTACTGAAATACATGTTTATAAAAAGATAAACAACTAAACTACAATAATTAAAAATAAATATTATAGAATGCTGTTCACCTTTGAATAGCTTAAATAATATTATCCTAAATTGATTTAGATAATATTAAAATGAATAAATTAACATATTTGAATTATAGCATATAAATAGCATATTGTATATTAAAAAAATATTATTTTATCATATTTATTAACACAATGATAAAGATTTGCTCTTAAAAATTAAGATTCAATAATTAACAATGAAACAGAAAATTGTTTTATTCGACAAAATATTAATATGATTTAGAATTGAAATATAAATTTTTATTGTTTCAAGTTATTTAATCTATAGATTAAATATAGGTAGCTCTTTTTTGTTTAAGAATTTGAATTTGTGGTATATACTATTATTAAAGCCTATTCAAAAAATAACAAGTCATTATGCGGAAAGGTAATTAAACATGGATAATAAACAGAAGAT
The DNA window shown above is from Clostridium beijerinckii and carries:
- a CDS encoding ABC transporter substrate-binding protein, yielding MKKRILACLLAGLLATTALVGCGGGQTNTSNPAGKTFIFAQGADPRGLDPAFVDDGESAKVMCNIYEGLVAYGDNNTDIKPCLAESWDISTDGKEYTFHLKKGVKFHDGTDFNAAAVVKSVQRQLPPNATDDMPYASFTYAGVKNVEAIDDNTVKFTLEAPNTPFLANLAMTLAAPIVSPTALEKYNGNLNENPVGTGPFKFVSWEKGEKVTIEKNNEYWGEKPKLDKVVIKITKENSVRASELMTGSIDAMDGLDPNDVDKLKEKNMTIFSQPGMNINYIGFNCERAPFNNPKLREALSHAINRDELVQYLYQGYADPAKTQLPSFIPGYKDNVAAYNYDPEKAKSMLAELGAENLTIKMITYSNPRPYNSVGGQKLAEAIQNYLSKVGVTATIDVYQWTEYKEKTKQGEGDIVFYGWNGDNGDADNFLSLLDSKEVASSLNAARYSNPEVDALLLKGKQTPNGEERNAIYGQLQDLLAKEAPWVPISYAKLMAASAPNVKNFSIHPTGSAFFKNVDKE